A window of the Rhodoferax sp. GW822-FHT02A01 genome harbors these coding sequences:
- a CDS encoding TRAP transporter large permease subunit yields the protein MSPARSLPALLRIDEGLASFALVLMALIPLVEILVRPLAGSGIENAPVLVQHLGLMMAMFGSVAALRNGHLSTFGSGVMPAHYPRLLAFSKAFGKLFAAGVCGILCMASWRLVDSERQVAQLLAYGIPVWWFQATMPLGFLLLGLQLGAQSASGLWLRLLGAALPMAAGMALGWQLDGTAVPLWPCVIVLVCALLCGAPIFTVLGALALALFWQDALPLASIPLSHYQITVNPSLPALPLFTLAGLVFARTGAAQRLGTVFVALFGGGATGTVVASAVLCSAFTAFTGGSGVTILALGGLLLPLLRNAGFPERRGISLVTSASALGVLLAPSVPLIMYAIIARVPINTMFLAGLLPACIMVVFLLAFGGYLRRQRPSAAEPATTVATAALPSVTAALWAAKWEILAPVVAIGALVSGLATPTESAAIAAAYAILTQVLAHSELGWRKLGAALGDCTQIIGGVMLILGMALGLTNYLIDAGIPDAAIEWVQGVIPNKWVFLLVLNVFLFIAGALMEIFAAIVVLVPLLLPVALSYGIDPVHFGIIFLANMELGFLCPPAGMNIYFASAMFDKPVRYVAAAVLPALLAIFLGTLAIAWVPATATYLPSLLLHNVR from the coding sequence ATGAGCCCGGCACGTTCCCTGCCCGCCCTGTTGCGCATCGACGAGGGGCTGGCATCCTTCGCACTGGTGCTGATGGCACTGATTCCGCTGGTGGAAATCCTGGTGCGACCGCTGGCGGGCAGCGGTATTGAAAACGCGCCGGTGCTGGTACAGCACCTGGGCCTGATGATGGCCATGTTTGGTTCGGTGGCAGCCTTGCGCAACGGGCACCTGAGCACCTTTGGCAGTGGCGTTATGCCAGCCCACTATCCGCGCCTGCTGGCATTCAGCAAGGCGTTTGGCAAGTTGTTTGCCGCAGGGGTCTGCGGCATTCTGTGCATGGCCAGTTGGCGTCTGGTGGACAGCGAGCGGCAGGTGGCACAGCTGCTGGCCTATGGCATTCCCGTGTGGTGGTTTCAGGCCACCATGCCGCTGGGGTTTCTGCTGCTGGGTCTGCAATTGGGAGCGCAGAGTGCGTCAGGCCTGTGGCTGCGTCTGCTAGGTGCCGCGCTGCCCATGGCGGCCGGTATGGCGCTAGGCTGGCAATTGGATGGCACGGCGGTGCCGCTCTGGCCCTGCGTCATTGTGCTGGTGTGCGCCCTGCTGTGTGGAGCGCCCATCTTCACCGTGCTGGGCGCGTTGGCACTGGCGCTGTTCTGGCAGGACGCCCTGCCCCTGGCCTCCATACCGCTGTCGCACTACCAGATCACCGTCAACCCTTCGCTGCCGGCGTTGCCGCTGTTCACGCTGGCGGGCTTGGTGTTTGCACGCACTGGCGCGGCGCAGCGTCTGGGTACTGTCTTCGTGGCGCTCTTCGGTGGTGGTGCTACCGGCACCGTGGTGGCCAGCGCGGTGCTGTGCTCTGCCTTTACGGCATTCACCGGAGGTAGCGGCGTCACCATCCTGGCGCTGGGTGGCTTGCTGCTGCCCTTGCTGCGCAACGCCGGATTCCCGGAGCGACGCGGCATCAGCTTGGTCACCAGTGCCAGTGCGCTGGGCGTGCTGCTGGCGCCTTCGGTGCCATTGATCATGTACGCCATCATTGCGCGTGTGCCCATCAACACCATGTTTCTGGCGGGCCTGCTGCCCGCCTGCATCATGGTGGTGTTCTTGCTGGCGTTTGGCGGTTACCTGCGGCGCCAGCGCCCCTCTGCTGCCGAACCGGCCACAACGGTAGCAACAGCCGCACTGCCCTCTGTGACTGCAGCCCTGTGGGCCGCCAAGTGGGAAATCCTGGCACCGGTAGTCGCCATTGGTGCCCTGGTCAGCGGCCTGGCCACGCCTACCGAAAGCGCGGCCATCGCAGCCGCCTATGCCATCCTCACGCAGGTGCTTGCGCACAGCGAGCTGGGCTGGCGCAAACTGGGCGCTGCGCTCGGCGACTGCACCCAGATCATTGGCGGCGTCATGCTGATCCTGGGCATGGCGCTGGGCCTGACCAACTACCTGATCGACGCGGGCATTCCCGATGCGGCCATTGAGTGGGTGCAAGGCGTGATACCCAACAAGTGGGTCTTCCTGCTGGTGCTCAATGTGTTCCTGTTCATCGCGGGCGCGCTGATGGAGATCTTTGCGGCCATCGTGGTGCTGGTGCCCTTGCTGCTGCCAGTGGCACTGAGCTACGGCATAGACCCGGTGCACTTTGGCATCATCTTTCTGGCCAATATGGAACTGGGCTTTCTGTGCCCGCCTGCCGGCATGAACATCTACTTTGCCTCGGCCATGTTCGACAAGCCGGTGCGCTACGTGGCCGCTGCGGTGTTGCCCGCGTTGCTGGCGATCTTTCTGGGTACGCTGGCCATTGCCTGGGTCCCGGCAACCGCAACCTACCTACCCAGCTTGCTGTTACACAACGTGCGCTGA
- a CDS encoding DUF4743 domain-containing protein, whose protein sequence is MQSLGPIAFLNALSDPGQHRLFALSSQAVAPAPSDFQRWYCADRPLGLLSPERAHWLAQQLAPCRFTPGGLVWEVECATREQRSAQLQNALLQARAQGLLPGWRNERFSFWHADCMTPDLNVPALLDVERSGFRFLGMLSHAVHVNGFLPDGRLWCARRALTKATDPGMLDNVTAGGLPSGERVQDCLQRELAEEAGLFSLQGHALQAAGQVRTSRLEREGWHDEILHVFNLTLRNGFAPHNQDGEVAEFICLRPGEVLARTEAGEFTVDAVQTLIQGLRANSAHVV, encoded by the coding sequence ATGCAAAGCCTTGGCCCCATCGCCTTTCTGAACGCTCTGAGTGACCCAGGGCAACACCGCCTGTTTGCGCTGTCTTCGCAGGCCGTTGCACCCGCACCCAGCGACTTCCAGCGCTGGTACTGTGCCGACCGTCCGTTGGGCCTGCTTTCGCCCGAGCGGGCCCACTGGCTGGCGCAGCAGCTTGCGCCATGCAGGTTCACACCGGGTGGCCTGGTGTGGGAGGTTGAGTGCGCAACACGTGAACAGCGCAGCGCGCAGTTACAGAACGCCTTGCTGCAGGCGCGTGCCCAGGGCTTGCTGCCGGGCTGGCGTAATGAGCGATTCAGCTTCTGGCATGCCGACTGCATGACGCCGGACTTGAACGTGCCGGCTTTGCTGGATGTGGAGCGTTCGGGTTTCCGTTTCCTGGGCATGCTCAGCCATGCGGTGCATGTGAATGGCTTCTTGCCCGATGGCAGGTTATGGTGCGCCCGGCGCGCGCTGACCAAGGCGACGGACCCGGGCATGCTGGACAACGTCACAGCAGGCGGCCTGCCCAGTGGCGAGAGGGTACAGGACTGCCTGCAGCGTGAGCTGGCGGAAGAGGCCGGTCTGTTCAGCTTGCAGGGGCACGCGCTGCAGGCCGCCGGACAGGTGCGCACATCGCGCCTGGAGCGCGAGGGCTGGCATGACGAGATCCTGCATGTGTTCAACCTCACTTTGCGGAATGGCTTTGCGCCACACAACCAGGATGGTGAGGTAGCCGAATTCATATGTCTGCGCCCAGGCGAAGTGTTGGCCAGAACAGAGGCCGGGGAATTCACTGTGGACGCGGTGCAGACGCTGATCCAGGGTCTGCGGGCAAACTCAGCGCACGTTGTGTAA
- a CDS encoding TonB-dependent receptor plug domain-containing protein yields the protein MAADSVAPPAATVEEGGTSASHAVGEIEASTQTKVVVSREQIEAGDQQEGYSDAVKNVAGVASNNGAGSANASVKFRGIQLGLYTNYRLNGGLAITNVITIPTEDKEKIEALKGANALMFGLASPAGIINLLTKRPADKDISSVSMSGNGFGQLGASADISRKFGEEKQFGLRVNASDSGVPILMAKGLT from the coding sequence ATGGCGGCTGACTCTGTAGCACCTCCGGCTGCCACTGTGGAGGAGGGTGGAACTTCCGCCTCGCATGCGGTTGGTGAGATTGAAGCATCGACACAGACCAAGGTGGTCGTGTCCCGTGAACAGATCGAAGCAGGGGATCAGCAGGAAGGGTATAGCGACGCTGTCAAGAACGTGGCCGGTGTGGCAAGCAACAACGGCGCTGGGAGCGCCAACGCCAGCGTGAAGTTCCGCGGCATCCAGCTTGGCCTGTATACGAACTACCGTCTCAATGGTGGTCTGGCCATCACAAACGTCATCACGATTCCCACCGAAGACAAGGAAAAGATCGAAGCACTCAAAGGCGCGAATGCGCTGATGTTTGGACTGGCCAGTCCCGCGGGCATCATCAATTTGCTGACCAAACGCCCCGCAGACAAAGACATTTCGTCTGTCTCCATGTCCGGCAACGGATTCGGGCAACTCGGTGCCTCGGCGGACATCAGCCGCAAGTTTGGGGAAGAGAAGCAGTTCGGACTGCGGGTGAACGCATCGGACAGCGGCGTGCCGATCTTGATGGCAAAGGGCTTGACATAG
- a CDS encoding response regulator transcription factor produces the protein MKVLIVEDQLRLGRLLQQGIQECFYTATLVGSCRAARDALCETGYDAVVLDLGLPDGDGLDLLQEWRRNGFTEPVLILSARDTVVDRIKGLDIGADDYLPKPFSLEELLARIRSLLRRHSAVKETVLEYKGIRLDLLGHTVQIDGKPLDLTSREYALLEIFMQNVGRILPRTLISEKIWDAHYDVDTNLLDVYMSRLRTKLDAFSGQPFFKTVRGVGYQLI, from the coding sequence ATGAAGGTACTCATAGTAGAAGATCAATTGCGACTGGGGCGGCTTCTGCAACAAGGCATTCAGGAGTGTTTCTACACCGCAACACTGGTTGGAAGTTGCCGCGCGGCGCGCGATGCGCTCTGCGAAACCGGGTATGACGCCGTCGTACTCGATTTGGGGTTGCCCGATGGTGACGGCCTGGATTTGCTGCAGGAGTGGCGCAGAAACGGTTTCACCGAGCCGGTGCTGATTCTGAGTGCGCGCGATACGGTCGTCGACCGTATCAAGGGGCTTGACATTGGCGCCGACGACTACTTGCCCAAGCCTTTCAGCCTCGAAGAGCTGCTGGCCAGAATCCGTTCACTGTTGAGGAGGCATTCAGCCGTCAAGGAGACCGTGCTTGAATACAAGGGAATCCGGCTGGATCTACTGGGCCATACCGTGCAGATTGATGGCAAGCCGCTGGACCTGACCAGCAGGGAATATGCGCTGCTGGAGATCTTCATGCAAAACGTCGGCCGCATATTGCCGCGCACACTCATTTCCGAAAAGATATGGGATGCACACTACGATGTGGACACCAATTTGCTGGATGTGTACATGAGCCGTTTGCGTACCAAGCTGGATGCGTTCTCCGGCCAACCATTCTTCAAGACGGTGCGCGGTGTCGGCTATCAACTTATCTGA